From Oryza sativa Japonica Group chromosome 4, ASM3414082v1, one genomic window encodes:
- the LOC136356164 gene encoding uncharacterized protein, with translation MVACDFDLNFTFISCGWEGSATDARVLTSAMNSGFQVLDGKFSLVGSYANTPQFIAPYRGVRYHLKEFGCGHRRPRDYKELFNHRHSILRNHVERALGVLKKRFPILKVGTFHRIKNQVWIPAAAAVFHNMIRFLNGDEGWLDNPPDNIKPTNFVDLPEVASDFKEPI, from the exons ATGGTTGCTTGTGATTTTGACCTAAATTTCACTTTTATCTCATGTGGTTGGGAGGGATCTGCAACAGATGCTAGGGTCCTTACATCAGCAATGAATAGTGGCTTTCAAGTCCTAGATGGTAAATTTTCTCTAGTTGGTAGTTATGCCAACACACCACAGTTCATTGCTCCTTATCGTGGTGTTCGGTACCATCTAAAGGAGTTTGGATGTGGTCATCGTCGACCTAGAGACTACAAGGAGTTATTCAATCATCGACATTCCATTCTAAGAAACCATGTAGAGAGAGCTCTAGGGGTTTTAAAGAAGCGATTTCCCATCTTGAAAGTAGGTACTTTCCATCGGATAAAGAACCAAGTGTGGATTCCAGCAGCTGCTGCGGTATTCCACAACATGATCCGATTTCTTAATGGTGATGAGGGCTGGTTGGACAACCCACCTGATAATATAAAGCCTACTAATTTTGTTGATCTACCGGAAG TTGCTTCAGATTTTAAGGAGCCCATCTAG
- the LOC4335314 gene encoding histone H1 — protein MPAMAKPASRAAKPASAPKKQKAKPSAAAGGSSHPPYFEMIKEAITVLKERTGSSAHAIAKYMEEKHGASLPANYKKMLSIQLRGFASKGKLVKVKASYKLSDAAKDSPKAKPAAPAPKAAAPKPAKDAAKPKKDAAAAKPKKAPAAGTKRKAPEKKVVAKPKKSPAAKAKAKPKTVRSPAAKKTRKAPAA, from the exons ATGCCTGCCATGGCCAAGCCCGCCTCCCGCGCTGCCAAGCCCGCGTCGGCGCCGAAGAAGCAGAAGGCAaagccctccgccgccgccggtggctccTCCCACCCGCCTTATTTCGAG ATGATCAAGGAGGCGATCACGGTGCTTAAGGAGAGGACCGGCTCGAGCGCGCACGCCATCGCCAAGTACATGGAGGAGAAGCACGGGGCGTCGCTGCCGGCCAACTACAAGAAGATGCTCTCCATCCAGCTGCGCGGGTTCGCTTCCAAGGGCAAGCTCGTCAAGGTTAAGGCCTCCTACAAGCTCTCCGACGCCGCCAAGGACTCGCCCAAGGCCAAGCctgccgcccccgcccccaAGGCAGCAGCGCCGAAGCCAGCGAAGGACGCCGCCAAACCCAAGaaggacgccgccgctgccaaacCCAAGAAGGCCCCCGCCGCTGGCACCAAGCGCaaggcgccggagaagaaggtggTCGCCAAGCCCAAGAAGTctccggcggcgaaggcgaaggccaAGCCCAAGACCGTCCGGTCGCCGGCCGCGAAGAAGACCCGCAAGGCACCTGCAGCTTGA